ACCAGCGTGTACGGCACCTTGTGCACCTGGGCCTCGCGGATCCGATAGCCCAGCTTCTCGTTGCGGTCGTCGAGGCTCGCGCGGATCCCCGCCTGGCGGAGCCGCCCGTGCACGGTCGCGGCATACGCGGCGTGCTTCTCGCTCACGGGCAGGACGCGGGCCTGCACGGGGGCCAGCCACGTGGGAAAGGCGCCGCCGAAGTGCTCGGTCAGGATGGCGATGAAGCGCTCGTAGGAGCCGAAGATGGCGCGGTGGATGACCACCGGCCGCTTGGGCTGGCCGTCAGAGTCGATGTACTCGCACTCCATGCGCTCGGGCAGCATGGTCAGGTCGACCTGCACAGTGGCGAGCTGCCACGGCCGTCCGAGAACGTCCCGGACGTCGATGTCGATCTTGGGACCGTAGAACGTGCCGTCCTGCGGCTTGAGCTGGTAGGCGAGCCCGTTGGCCTTGAGGGCTTCGTGGAGCGCCCGCTCCGCCTGATTCCATTGCTCGTCCGTCCCGAGGCTGTGCGGGGGCCGCGTGGCCAGCCTGAACGAGGGCTCAAGGTTGAACGTCTTGTACCACTCTCCGACAAGGTGCAGGAGCGCCGTGATCTCGTCCTGGACCTGGTCCGGCCGGAGATAGATGTGCGCGTCGTCTTGCGTGAACTGGCGGACGCGGACGAGACCCGAGAGCGTGCCGGAGCGCTCGTTGCGGTGGCAGCGCCCCATCTCCGAGTAGCGAATGGGCAGATCGCGGTAGGAGCGCACCGTGCGCCGATAGACGTAGCTCGACTCGGGGCAGTTCATGGGCTTGAGGCAGAACGTCTCGTCCTCCACCTCCAGCTTGAACATGTTCTCGCTGTAGAGCTCCCAGTGCCCCGACTGCTCCCAGAGCTTCTTGTTGACGAGCAGCGGCGTCGAGATCTCCTGGTAGCCCCGCGCGTCGAGATGCTCGCGCGCGAACTTTTCCAGCTCGCGGACGAGGATCATCCCGCCGGGCAGCCAGAAGGCCGCCCCCGGCGCCGCGTCGTGGAACTCGAAGAGGTCGAGCTCGCGCCCCAGCTTGCGGTGATCGCGCTTCTTGGCCTCCTCGAGCCGCCAGAGGTACTGGTCCAGATCCTTCTGGGTGAGCCAGGCGGTGCCGTAGATGCGCTGGAGCATCGGGTTCTTCTCGCTCCCGCGCCAGTAGGCGCCGGACGAGGACAGGAGCTTGAAGAACTTGATCGCGCCCGTGGAGGCGACGTGCGGCCCGCGGCAGAGGTCCACGAAGTCGCCCTGGCGGTACAACGAGACGGTGGGCGCCTCGATGCCGCGCAGGATCTCCACCTTGAAGGGCTCGTGGCGCTCCTCGAAGAACAAGATGGCCTTGTCCCGCGGCATCTCCTCGCGGACGAAGGGCTGGTCCTGCTTGGCGAGCTCGCGCATCCGCGTCTCGATGCGCTCGAGGTCCTCGGGCGTGAAGGGGGCGGGCCTGGAGAAATCGTAGTAGAAGCCGTCCTCGATGGCGGGACCGATGGCGACCTTGACCTCGGGGAAGAGCTGCCTCACGGCCTGTGCCATGAGATGCGCGGTCGAGTGGCGCAGCGTGGGCAGCGGCTCGGGGGCGCAGTCGGCCTCCCCGGCCAGCCTCAGATGCCTATCTTCCTCGGAATCGATCATGTCCCTGCTCAGTTTTATTCAGCACTCGCATTCTACCCAGCCCTCGGCTCGCGCCGTCGGCGCTCACCTCGAACTGCCACGCCGATCCTGCGGGATCCACCCAGCCCTCGCCTCGCGACGTCCGCCGCTCAGCTCGAACCGCGGGCCGCGTCTCAGCTCGAACGTCAAAGACAAAAAAGCATCACGGGAATGGCGCCCAGTGATGCTTCGCACTCCCCCACTCGCAC
The DNA window shown above is from Candidatus Methylomirabilota bacterium and carries:
- the thrS gene encoding threonine--tRNA ligase; the encoded protein is MIDSEEDRHLRLAGEADCAPEPLPTLRHSTAHLMAQAVRQLFPEVKVAIGPAIEDGFYYDFSRPAPFTPEDLERIETRMRELAKQDQPFVREEMPRDKAILFFEERHEPFKVEILRGIEAPTVSLYRQGDFVDLCRGPHVASTGAIKFFKLLSSSGAYWRGSEKNPMLQRIYGTAWLTQKDLDQYLWRLEEAKKRDHRKLGRELDLFEFHDAAPGAAFWLPGGMILVRELEKFAREHLDARGYQEISTPLLVNKKLWEQSGHWELYSENMFKLEVEDETFCLKPMNCPESSYVYRRTVRSYRDLPIRYSEMGRCHRNERSGTLSGLVRVRQFTQDDAHIYLRPDQVQDEITALLHLVGEWYKTFNLEPSFRLATRPPHSLGTDEQWNQAERALHEALKANGLAYQLKPQDGTFYGPKIDIDVRDVLGRPWQLATVQVDLTMLPERMECEYIDSDGQPKRPVVIHRAIFGSYERFIAILTEHFGGAFPTWLAPVQARVLPVSEKHAAYAATVHGRLRQAGIRASLDDRNEKLGYRIREAQVHKVPYTLVVGEREAQQGTASLRQRGSDQSAVLPIDQILHDIVAEIGSRSATLTVGRSG